A single genomic interval of Procambarus clarkii isolate CNS0578487 chromosome 17, FALCON_Pclarkii_2.0, whole genome shotgun sequence harbors:
- the LOC138365556 gene encoding sodium/potassium/calcium exchanger 1-like — MEREEDEEEETEADEEEETEADEEEETEADEEEETEADEEEETEADEEEETEADEEEEMETDEEEEMEADEEEETEADEEEETEADEEEETEADEEEETEADEEEETEADEEEEMETDEEEEMEADEEEETEADEEEETEADEEEETEADEEEETEADEEEETEADEEEEMETDEEEEMEADEEEETEADEEEEMEADEEEEMEADEEEEQTKRKRR, encoded by the exons ATGGA gagggaggaagacgaAGAGGAAGAGACGGAGGCAGACGAAGAGGAAGAGACGGAAGCAGACGAAGAGGAAGAGACGGAAGCAGACGAAGAGGAAGAGACAGAAGCAGACGAAGAGGAAGAGACAGAAGCAGACGAAGAGGAAGAGACGGAAGCAGACGAAGAGGAAGAGATGGAGACAGACGAAGAGGAAGAGATGGAGGCAGACGAAGAGGAAGAGACAGAAGCAGACGAAGAGGAAGAGACGGAAGCAGACGAAGAGGAAGAGACGGAAGCAGACGAAGAGGAAGAGACAGAAGCAGACGAAGAGGAAGAGACGGAAGCAGACGAAGAGGAAGAGATGGAGACAGACGAAGAGGAAGAGATGGAGGCAGACGAAGAGGAAGAGACAGAAGCAGACGAAGAGGAAGAGACGGAAGCAGACGAAGAGGAAGAGACGGAAGCAGACGAAGAGGAAGAGACAGAAGCAGACGAAGAGGAAGAGACGGAAGCAGACGAAGAGGAAGAGATGGAGACAGACGAAGAGGAAGAGATGGAGGCAGACGAAGAGGAAGAGACGGAAGCAGACGAAGAGGAAGAGATGGAGGCAGACGAAGAGGAAGAGATGGAGGCAGACGAAGAGGAAGAGCAgacgaagaggaagaggaggtag